The Setaria italica strain Yugu1 chromosome VIII, Setaria_italica_v2.0, whole genome shotgun sequence genome includes the window ATATCACAGGTCTTTTTGTTTCAAAAGTCTGCTCTGCACAAGTGCAACATGGCTGGAAAGCCTGCTGTTGTCACTCGTGTTGTGGACAGTATGACTGACAACCTCAGGCCTACTCGTGCGGAGGCGACTGATGTTGCAAATGCAGTACTTGATGGTAAGTTGTCAGTTTTTATTGCATTCTGAAAAGTATTGGGTAGACTTGGGCTTTGATAGTCTGACACACACCTGCTCCTTCGTGCACCAAAACAAGTGTGTTGAAACAAATTTAATCGTGAAAGCCAACTGTTTTTATTTTAGGGAGTGATGCCATTCTCCTTGGTGCTGAGACTCTCCGTGGTTTATATCCAGTTGAGACTATTTCAACAGTAGGGAGAATTTGTGCTGAGGTGAAATCTCTATCAAGTTCCGTGTTTTCTGTATAATTGAATGTATTTTCAACAAGTATACTTAGTTCAAATCTGATGCCTGCTTTTTCATTCTGCACCTGACTTGTCTCCCATCAATTGTTTCACAGGCTGAAAAGGTCTTTAATCAAGATTTATACTACAAGCGAACTGTGAAATATGTGGGTGAGCCTATGACCCACTTGGAATCGATTGCTTCATCTGCGGTAAGGTCTTCATTTCTTCTCAGGTTCCAATCTTCGTTTACTGTTCACATGTGAATCAATTTTCTGTCATTTATTGAAGTAGTTTCACAAAGTCTGTAAAACATGGATTTCTAAGTCTGAAATAGTTCCATAACTATTTTCTAGGTACGGGCTGCTATCAAAGTTAAAGCCTCTGTCATCATTTGCTTCACCTCTTCTGGACGAGCTGCAAGGTAGGGAGAAATGGGTATTACTCGTACAATTTTGTGGTTTAACAGAAATGAATCTCATATATTATGTGTACCTGCAGATTAATTGCCAAGTACAGGCCCTCCATGCCTGTTCTATCTGTGGTCATCCCCCGTCTAAAGACAAACCAACTAAGGTGGAGTTTCACTGGTGCATTTGAGGTACGTGAATAGCCTTTTTGTCTTTTGTTTTTGATCTGTACATGTCTCTGTTTGGGGAATCTGGGGGATATCTAATATTAGCATGCTGATAATtgattttgtaaaaatataacTTTGGGATTACAAGGGTTTTCTTATTGACATCCAACATCTAACATCATTGTACAAGTCAATGCAGAGGAGCAACATATCAATACATGCCATACAATACTAGGGAAGGAAAGTTCACATAGTTGTAGCAATTAACTTTTCTTCCTGAAAGCTGTACTGATAGACACTGATTCTTTATTTCCCCTGGTACTTAGTTCTGTTTGGTTCAAGTTAGTTCCTTTGTGTGGATATTTACTCAATGTATTATCTGTGGAATCTTCTGGTTCTGTTGCAAACATGTCTACGTTAACATTCTATGGAAATAGTAGGGAAGAACCTTACAATTTACCTTTTTGTACTTTGTATAAAGACACGTGCTCATTTTAGGTGATGTAAGCCCATATTTTTGTATTCTTTTTCTGCAGGCAAGACAATCGCTCATAGTTAGAGGCCTCTTTCCAATGCTTGCCGATCCACGCCATCCAGTAAGTTTCTTTTATTGGCTACATGAATTGTGAACATGCACTACATATTTGTTCACCTTTAAAGTTCTTGGGCATGGGCTTTTACTGGTTTCTAAAATGTATCAAGTCTAGTAGACCCATCCACCTTACAACACAGGGCTAGAGTAAACCTATGAAGCACACACTTGAATTCTTTTTTGCTGGTTTTGAGCTTCTATGCTAATTCCGACAGCTTGAGCTTGGTTGCTAAAATTATTACTACTCTGACTGGGTGGTGACTTGTGCCTTACTGCTGATCCTACTGTGTGTCTTTCAGGCTGAATCTACCAGCGCTACAAATGAGTCAGTTCTGAAGGTTGCTCTTGACCACGGCAAAGCTTCCGGTGTAATCAAGTCCCATGATCGTGTTGTCGTTTGCCAGAAGGTGGGAGATTCATCTGTTGTGAAGATCATCGAGTTGGACGATTAGACAAGCAGCCTATGCTTGTTGGCTAGGGCATGTTTTGCCAATTTTTGAAAAGGCCTAAACTTGTTGGCTTTGTATAATCCTATAGCTTCGCAACATGAGCAGTTTTTCCTATGGTGTCATCATAGGATTTGCTCTGCAATCTAAAACTCCTATGATGCTGGTTGGAAGTTGTCCCACCTAATGGGCTGATGGAATAATGAAATCATACTGTACCCTTTATATGCCTTTTGCTGCTCGTTACGTCTGTTACGATCCATTCAATTTGGAGGAAGGCGGTTAACCTTTGAGTAACCATTCAATCTGACTACAAGGTGATAGTGCCGTATCATCAGGTGCAACGTCTGAGTTGCCCCTGAATCATCGCTGAGAACCTGCAGCCCGTTCGGCAGCGCTGAAAATTTGCCCCTGAATCATCGCTGAGAACCGATTTAGCTGGCAATCCACAAATTTGTTTTGCTGCTCAAGCACTACAGTGTGCTGCCTCGCAAAAATGTCCGAAATCCTTTGAACTTGCCACTAAGGAAAGAATCTACAACTTGGTCATCACACGGGCACGGCCAGCGCCCAACGCCACCCGCCGGCCCCGACCAACCCACgcatccgccaccgccgccaccaccattccGATTCCAAGCCTCGCGCACTCCGGAACGCAGCACGCGCTGCTCTGCCCCAGCAGATCGCACCACCTCACCGACCCCGCCTGCTCCCCTCTTCCACCCCCGAGCCACTAGCCGTGTCCCGTGGACATGTCCCGCCGCGTGACGGCCGCCCGCGACCGGTGCTTGGAGCTGGAGCGCgtcatcgccggccgcgcccgctcgggAAGCCTCGGCCTCGACGACGCCCTCAAGCTTTTCGACGAATTGCTCCCGATCGCCAGGCCCGCCTCGGTTCACGCCTTCAACCAGCTCCTCACCGTCGTCTCTCGCGCCAAGGGCAGGGGCTCCTTAACCTCTGCGCTCGTCGTCTCCCTCTTCAACCGGATGGCCCGTGCCTCCCCCACCAAGGTAGCTCCCGACCTGCGCACCTACAGCATCCTCATCGGTCGCTTCTGTAGCATGGGCCACCTAGATTTCGTTTTCGCCGCCTTTGGCCTCATCCTTAAGAAGGGCTTTAGTGTGAATGCCATAGTCATAAATCAGCTTCTCAATGGTCTCTGTGACGCAAAGAGGGTGGGTGAGGCCATGAACGTATTGCTCCGACGAATGCCCGAGTTTGGTTGCACGCCCAATTTAGTCTCATACAACACGATTCTCAAGGGTTTCTGCAATGAAAATAGAGCTCAGGAGGCACTTGAGCTGCTCCACATGATGGCTGATGATGGAGGTGGTAGCTGCCCACCAGACGTGGTGGCGTACAACACTGTCATCAATGGCTTCTTTAGAGAGGGTCAGGTGGACACAGCTTACAGCCTATTTCATGAAATGCTAGATCGGGGGATTCTGCCAGATGCTGTGACCTACAACACAGTCATTGATGGCCTATGCAAAGCTGGAGCAGTTGGCAGGGCTGAGGGTGTCCTTCAGGAGATGATCCATAAAGGTGTTAAGCCAGATAATAGGACATATAATTGTCTGATCAATGGATATTGCACTACAGGACAGTGGAAAGAGGTGCTTCGAATCCTCAATGAAATGTCCACACAGGGTCTGCGAGCAGATGTTGTTACTTATAATTTGCTGCTGGATTATCTTTGCAAGAATAGAAACATCACAGAAGCTAGAAAGATTTTTGATTCTATGATTGGAAAGGGAATAAAACCTAATGTGACTACCTATAGCACTCTGCTTAATGGGTATGCTTCGAAAGGAGATCTTGCTGATATGCATGATTTCTTAGATCTGATGGTAGCAGATGGTATTTCACCTGACCATCCCGTCTTCAACATAGTGTTCCGTGCATATTCTAAAGGTGGTATGATAGATGAGGCAATGCATATATTTGACCAGATGAGGCAGCATGGGTTGAGTCCTGATGTAGTCAGCTATGGAGCACTAATAGATGCACTTTGCAAATTGGGAAGGGTGGACGAGGCCATGCTTAAATTCAATCAGATGATCAATGAAGGGGTGACTCCTAATATCGTTGTTTTTACCTCCCTAGTTTATGGACTGTGCACCGTTGATAAATGGCGAAAGGCTGAGGAGTTACTTGATGTTATGGTCTCGGCTGGTTTGGAACCTGATGTTGTTGCCTATAATACTTTGCTTCACGGCTACTGTAGAGCTGGCAGGATATACGATGCATTTAGACTTTTCCGACAAATGTTGAGCAATGCAGTTATGCCTGGAGTTGCCACTTACAACACCATACTGCATGGTTTATTTCAGTATGGGAGATTTTCTGAAGCAAAGGAACTCTACGTCAATATGATCAAAAGTGGAATGCAGTTGGACATTTACACGTACAACATAATTCTGAATGGTCTTTGCAAAAACAATTTTGTTGATGATGCATTCAAAATGTTTCAGAGTCTATGTTCTATGGATTCTCAACTTGACATTATTACTTTCACCATTATAATTGATGCTTTGCTCAAAAGTGGCAGAAAGGAAGATGCCATGGGTATGTTCACTGCTATCTCAGCCCATGGTTTAGTTCCAGATGTTGTGACCTATCGCTTAGTGACAGAAAATCTCATTAAACAAGGGTTGCTAGAGGAGTTTGACAATCTGTTTTTGGCCATGGAAAAGAGTGGATGCACTCCAAACTCAGGTATGCTAAATGCTATAATTAGGAGGCTGTTGGATAGAGGTGAGATAATGAGGGCCGGGGTTTACCTCTCCAAAATTGATGAGAAGAACTTCTCACTTGAGGCATCCACTACTTCCTTGCTATTATCAGTTCTCTCTAGGGAAGAATATCGGCACCATGCGAAGTCCCTGCCTAAAAAGTACCATTGTTTTGTGGATGTTGATAAATGAGCATTATTGCAAATGAATTGAATTCTAACTGTATTGAGACATCTTGATGTGACATGCAAATTTGTTGGAGTAATTATGTCTGTCTAATGCACTGTCTCATGCTCTGATTTACTTTCCATGTTCTGTGGTCTCCTTTTTTTAGAGAATTGTTATCCTGATCTTCAGCATCAAGTTATCACCAAGTAAAATTATCTTGTTTTCAGTTCCAGTTATCTTTATAACAGGGGTCAATTTACAAGTTAATGGGTGCCACAAAGTTTGGATACTTTTCGTTGCATAATTTGTTAAGAAATCCTGCACTCTTGACTCCCGAAGGTAAAATGAATCATAAGTGTCTACTTTTTGCAATTCCATGGATTAGGTATATCCAATACTATCATTCTATGGAGGTTAGGAACAGTTGGATTTGTTTGTTTTGTGTGAAGTGTTGGATTTGCCAACTTTGACATGATTATCTTCTATGTTGCTTATTCTTTAGATGTTTTTGAAGATATTAATTTTACATTCCCTGTTAGATGTTTTGTGTGAAGTGGTCTTGTTTGATTGTTGAAATTCTTTAGATAAATGTTATCCTGTTTCTTAGTATGAAATTCTGCACCCGGCAAAATTCTTGTTTCCATTCCTAGTTATTTTACAGCAGTAAATAGTTTACTAATTCATGGGTACCGCAGAggtttttttcatttttattgcATAATTTATTAAGAGATCCGACACTCCCTGGGTAACATCTGGACTTCTTGATCCTTGAGATGGTTACTATATTTTAAGCTTTGTATTTTTTGGTCTCCATCAGTAGCATTTATTATGTGGACGAAGGTCTTTACCTTTGACTCATTTATCAGGTTGAGTTTCACTTTCACACCTACCAGTTTACCCAAAATCCTAAGCTGCTGAGAGAAGATAGACAATACACATGAACTTTTAGCAACAGAACCTTAAATGTTTAAACTCATATttctgtaatcctattaggatgCATAATTATCCATGTTTTACTTCTAGTTTATTTTTCCTTTGATCTTTGCCTCTCTGTGTTTTTGTTTAAAAGATCTGCTCTGCACAAGTGCAACATGGCTGGAAAGCCTGCTGTTGTCACTCACGGAATCATGGCGTGGACAGTATGACTGACGATGCCAGACCTGCTCAGGAGGAGGCAACTGATGTGGCAAATGCAGTACTTGACGGCAAGTTGTTGACAGTTTTAGTTGCTTTTTGAAAATCTTGGGTAGACTTGGGACCAGTGCACTCGGAAAGGACAGTTCAATCATGAATTGCAATTGTTTTTACTGCAGGGAGTGATGCCATTCTCCTTGGTGCTGAGACTCGTGACTTACATACAGTTGAGACTATCTCAACAGTGGGCAAAATTGTGTTGAGGTGAAATTTCTGTTGAGTTATATGTTTTCTAGAAAAAGGGTTGCATTTTTAACATTTATCATTACTTCAGTGCAAATATGATGACTGTTTTTCTGGCTCTGCTTCTGACTGATAGGATAAGTCTTAGTGGTGTGGTTGGTGGTGCATGTGGGCACCTTTATCTTTATGTAATAGCTATCTTATCTCTAAGCTACCTGCCCTCTATGGTTGGACATCTATATATGTACCCAAACTGCTATGTTATTGTTAGAGTTAATAGAAAGAATTCAGTTTGGGCCAACACTGACTTGCCTTCATTGATTTAGTTATATTCGTTTGCCACTTTTTACAGGCTGAGAAGGTATTCCACCATGATTTGTCAGCAAGTGAACTGTGAAACATGTGGGAGAACCCATGACCCAGTTGGAGTCTATTGCTTATCAAATTCAGCCTTTGTTTAATCTACATGGGAAACTCTTTCTGTCTATTAATGTTTTATCACCGTCACAAATTTGTCATGAAACACGGATTTTTTAGTCTATGGATTAAGTGCTTTCTAGGTGTGACTGTGCGGGCTGCTATCAAAGTTAACACATCTGTGATCATTTGCTTCACCACTTCTGGGCGGGCTGCAAGGTAGATAGAAATGAATATTGCTTCTACAGTCGTGCAGTTTAGTGGAAATTAGTCTCATGCATATCTATATGATCTGCAGGCTCACCGCTAAGTATAGGCCCAGCATGCTTGTTCTTTCTGTTGCCATTCCTCATCTAAAGACAAACCAACTGAAGTGGAGTTTCACTGGTGCTTTTGAGGTAGTGTGTTCATGATCTTTCGTGTTTCCTATTTGTGCAATATAGGCATTGTCTCATTATTATTGGCATGCTTTTCATTTATTTGTGAATGGTAACATTGGTCTTGTGAAGTTTCTCTTGTTGACATTGAACATGAACCATACAGCATTGCATAACTCAGTATAGAATAGCTGTATGTCAATATGTCCCATGTGATACTCGGAAGAGGCAGGTTATTTGGCTATCAAACTTTTGTGCCACATGGCAACATTATTACTATCCCATGCAGAGTGTCGTTCTGAATTTTGATACATATTGGTTCATTTTCCCCCAGTACTCTGTTCATTCATGATTCTAGTAGGATTTCTCTCAATACTGCATGTGGCATCTTCCTTTTCTTGAGACATTTTTTATTCAAAACAATAATTAAGAGCCTTGACTCCTTTTTGTTTGAGAAGACAGGCCTGTGCTGATATTTGGCACTATGTAACTCGTATTTGTTGTATGGTTTCTTCTAGGCAAGACAATCACTCATTGTTTTTCCTGATGCTTGTTGATCCACGGCATCCAGTAAGTTAACAATCTCTTTTAATTCATGAATCTAGTATGCAACACATACTGGTTGGATTTCGTTCAGTTGCAAAATACATTAATCCCTATCATTGGGGAGGGAGGAATTCTACAGATTTGTAGCACACTAGAATGCAGCTCACTAATTCAATTCTAAACCTTTTCATGGTCTGATAGCATGGTTAATCAAAAGATATTTCCAATTTTAAAAATTCTCTGGTTAATTGAGCCAATCCTTATAGGAGAAGGCTTCATTAAACTGATAATGCTTGAAGTGGTGATGCCACTTAGCTTGTTCTTGGTGCTTAACTCTGGTTGTCTTAATCTCCTGAGCAGATATGAAGTTTTTGTTTTGTCATGTTTCGTGTATTTCCATTGCGTGGTGCAAATTGATTGATTACTCCTGTCCGAACTAATGAGTGATTGCCTGGTGACTTGGTATTAATCATATACATTGGCTTTCAGGCTGAGTCTACCAGCGCTGCAAATGAGTCAGTTCTGAAGGTTTATCTTGACCACGGCAAAGCCTCTGGTGTGATGAATTTCCATGATTGTGT containing:
- the LOC101780887 gene encoding protein Rf1, mitochondrial isoform X2 — its product is MSRRVTAARDRCLELERVIAGRARSGSLGLDDALKLFDELLPIARPASVHAFNQLLTVVSRAKGRGSLTSALVVSLFNRMARASPTKVAPDLRTYSILIGRFCSMGHLDFVFAAFGLILKKGFSVNAIVINQLLNGLCDAKRVGEAMNVLLRRMPEFGCTPNLVSYNTILKGFCNENRAQEALELLHMMADDGGGSCPPDVVAYNTVINGFFREGQVDTAYSLFHEMLDRGILPDAVTYNTVIDGLCKAGAVGRAEGVLQEMIHKGVKPDNRTYNCLINGYCTTGQWKEVLRILNEMSTQGLRADVVTYNLLLDYLCKNRNITEARKIFDSMIGKGIKPNVTTYSTLLNGYASKGDLADMHDFLDLMVADGISPDHPVFNIVFRAYSKGGMIDEAMHIFDQMRQHGLSPDVVSYGALIDALCKLGRVDEAMLKFNQMINEGVTPNIVVFTSLVYGLCTVDKWRKAEELLDVMVSAGLEPDVVAYNTLLHGYCRAGRIYDAFRLFRQMLSNAVMPGVATYNTILHGLFQYGRFSEAKELYVNMIKSGMQLDIYTYNIILNGLCKNNFVDDAFKMFQSLCSMDSQLDIITFTIIIDALLKSGRKEDAMGLLEEFDNLFLAMEKSGCTPNSGMLNAIIRRLLDRGEIMRAGVYLSKIDEKNFSLEASTTSLLLSVLSREEYRHHAKSLPKKYHCFVDVDK
- the LOC105913488 gene encoding LOW QUALITY PROTEIN: pyruvate kinase 1, cytosolic (The sequence of the model RefSeq protein was modified relative to this genomic sequence to represent the inferred CDS: inserted 2 bases in 1 codon), coding for MGNSFCLLMFYHRHKFVMKHGFFSLWIKCFLGVTVRAAIKVNTSVIICFTTSGRAARLTAKYRPSMLVLSVAIPHLKTNQLKWSFTGAFEARQSLIVXFLMLVDPRHPAESTSAANESVLKVYLDHGKASGVMNFHDCVVVRQIAGESLVVKILSWMTGHVY
- the LOC101780887 gene encoding protein Rf1, mitochondrial isoform X1, producing the protein MSRRVTAARDRCLELERVIAGRARSGSLGLDDALKLFDELLPIARPASVHAFNQLLTVVSRAKGRGSLTSALVVSLFNRMARASPTKVAPDLRTYSILIGRFCSMGHLDFVFAAFGLILKKGFSVNAIVINQLLNGLCDAKRVGEAMNVLLRRMPEFGCTPNLVSYNTILKGFCNENRAQEALELLHMMADDGGGSCPPDVVAYNTVINGFFREGQVDTAYSLFHEMLDRGILPDAVTYNTVIDGLCKAGAVGRAEGVLQEMIHKGVKPDNRTYNCLINGYCTTGQWKEVLRILNEMSTQGLRADVVTYNLLLDYLCKNRNITEARKIFDSMIGKGIKPNVTTYSTLLNGYASKGDLADMHDFLDLMVADGISPDHPVFNIVFRAYSKGGMIDEAMHIFDQMRQHGLSPDVVSYGALIDALCKLGRVDEAMLKFNQMINEGVTPNIVVFTSLVYGLCTVDKWRKAEELLDVMVSAGLEPDVVAYNTLLHGYCRAGRIYDAFRLFRQMLSNAVMPGVATYNTILHGLFQYGRFSEAKELYVNMIKSGMQLDIYTYNIILNGLCKNNFVDDAFKMFQSLCSMDSQLDIITFTIIIDALLKSGRKEDAMGMFTAISAHGLVPDVVTYRLVTENLIKQGLLEEFDNLFLAMEKSGCTPNSGMLNAIIRRLLDRGEIMRAGVYLSKIDEKNFSLEASTTSLLLSVLSREEYRHHAKSLPKKYHCFVDVDK
- the LOC101780887 gene encoding protein Rf1, mitochondrial isoform X3 gives rise to the protein MSRRVTAARDRCLELERVIAGRARSGSLGLDDALKLFDELLPIARPASVHAFNQLLTVVSRAKGRGSLTSALVVSLFNRMARASPTKVAPDLRTYSILIGRFCSMGHLDFVFAAFGLILKKGFSVNAIVINQLLNGLCDAKRVGEAMNVLLRRMPEFGCTPNLVSYNTILKGFCNENRAQEALELLHMMADDGGGSCPPDVVAYNTVINGFFREGQVDTAYSLFHEMLDRGILPDAVTYNTVIDGLCKAGAVGRAEGVLQEMIHKGVKPDNRTYNCLINGYCTTGQWKEVLRILNEMSTQGLRADVVTYNLLLDYLCKNRNITEARKIFDSMIGKGIKPNVTTYSTLLNGYASKGDLADMHDFLDLMVADGISPDHPVFNIVFRAYSKGGMIDEAMHIFDQMRQHGLSPDVVSYGALIDALCKLGRVDEAMLKFNQMINEGVTPNIVVFTSLVYGLCTVDKWRKAEELLDVMVSAGLEPDVVAYNTLLHGYCRAGRIYDAFRLFRQMLSNAVMPGVATYNTILHGLFQYGRFSEAKELYVNMIKSGMQLDIYTYNIILNGLCKNNFVDDAFKMFQSLCSMDSQLDIITFTIIIDALLKSGRKEDAMGMFTAISAHGLVPDVVTYRLVTENLIKQGLLEEFDNLFLAMEKSGCTPNSGVNLQVNGCHKVWILFVA